The Equus przewalskii isolate Varuska chromosome 4, EquPr2, whole genome shotgun sequence region AAATTCTACCATATGGAAAGtcatttattaagaaattattaactTTGTTAGATATGCTAATAGCATGGGGATTATGAAAAAAATTGTCCTTATCAGAGATGCATACTAAAAGTATTTATGGGTAAAACGACATGATGTCTGAAACTGGCTTTAAAATACCATACGAAAACAACAACTTGGGAGAATAGATGAGCCACAGTTAAAAATGTTGATTATTAAGATTGGGTAATGTTTAATGAGAGTTCAGCATATTAATCATTCTTTtgtatacatttgaaattttcaataataagtttttctaaaaaagtaagtgaggaaaaaaaggacTAGTCTAAAAGTGATGTGTCTCCATGGGGTGTCAAGGTCAACATGAAAGCTCTGTGCCTCTGGGTACAGAGCACTAAAATACAGGCAAGCAGATCTAAAACGGATATGGGAAATGCCAGACACACTCTTGGTCTGAAACTGAGCCGAGAGTGGCTTTGCATACATGAAAGGTAGGGGACAGatgtcttcctcctccctgcttcctgtcTTGCCTGGTCCTGGCTGTCAGGCACCACACTTCCATACGACCACATCACAGGTATGAAATGTTAATGTGGGCTGGGCTGGcgaattaaccatcacagactGGGCTAAGTATTTCCAAGCTccaaataaatagttttaaatacttttagaagaaaatttgttGATATATCGAACTAATCTTAAAGTCAAAATGACTTTTAATAAACATTCCCTAATTCTCATCcttttttcaaatgcatttttatattgCCTTCTAATCTACTTGTTATtttgttagggaaaaaaaaaacaacacagccttgagccagccctgatggcctagtggttaaagttcactgtgctccacttcagcagtgcaggttcagttcccgggcacagcaccacaccacttgtctgtcagtagccatgctgtggtgacagcccacatagaagaactaggaggacttacaactagaacataaaactatgtactggggctttgggaaggaaaaaattaaaaaagaaaggaagattggcaacagatgttagctcagggtgaatctttcccaggggaaaaaaaaaaaaaaaacctctgtggGCAATGTCAAGTCTTAAAGCTGCTGACAAAACTTTTAAACTTTCTATGAGAGTAGCATACTTACTTAGAACCAGAACTGCTTGTGAAGATCAACATGCACTGTGATTGTATTTCTTGCCTCTATTTTCTttagacaaataataataataataataataaagtgctAGAAATCCCCAGTGAAATGAACAGATCCAGGCAAGGATCACTGACAGATGCTAAAACCATTAGATGAACCTCTGTTGGAAAAAAGGATATTCACACAGTGTTGATCACCTCACAGATCACttaattaaaaaggagaaaaggaaaatgtagagCTCACAATCTCCACCTTAAACAAGGATCAAAATCGTCATCTCTAATGGTGAGACAACGTGTCATTAGGTGGCTCCTGATGTGATCCAGTCTCACTTATGTAGTATTCTTGTCAAAAAATGTTTATCCTGAATCTAACCATGAGCAAACAATCGAACACATCCAGACTGTAGCCGTTCTATAAGAACAGTGcctagacttttaaaaaagtcagtatcatgaaaaacaaaaacagtgggGAAGACTGCTTGATATTAAAAGAGGCCAAAGAGACAAAACAACCAAAAGTGACACACGATCCCTGATGggatctagattttttttttaaacagctattAAGGACATTTTTAGAACAGCTGGGGAAATCTAAATATAGTGACCGTATACGCTGACATTGTTGAATTAATGCTCACTTTCTTAAGTGTGATAATGATATTGTGTTAGGTAGAAgaatgtcttttttattcttagGGGATGCATACTCAAGTTTTCAAGAATGAAATGCCAAATGTACAATTTACTTGTAAAAAGTCACAGAGAACAccaacaaaaaagtgaaaaaacccacagaatggaataaaatatttgcaaatcatatatctgacaagagattTGTATCCagattatacaaagaactcttgcaactcaatataaagagacaaataacacaattaaaacatgggcaaagtaTCTAAATAGAAAgctctccaaagaaaatatacaaattgccaataagcacatgaaaagatgctcaacatcattattagggaaatgcaaatcaaaaccacaatgagataaacACCTCACACCCTCTAGGAtggttataataattttaaaaatgaaattagtggggccagcttggtggcacaaaggttaagttcacacactctgcttcagtggcccagggtttgcaggttcggatcccaggtgcagatatagcacgactcatcaagccatgctgtggcagtgccccatgtaaaatagaggaagactggcacagatgttagctcagtgacaatcttcctcaagcaaaaaggaggaagattggcaacagatgttagcacagggccaatcttcctcaccaaaaaaacaaagaaagaaagaaaatagcaagtgttggtgaaaaactggaactctcatacactgctggtgggaatgtaaaatggtacagtcactttagaaaacagtctggcagttcctcaaaaggttaaacatagttaccatatgacacaacaattctactcctaagtatttatgTAAgggaattaaaaacataaacttgtacacaaatgttcacagctgCAGTATTcgtaacagccaaaaagtggaaacaacccaaatgtctgttaGCTGgtgaatagacaaataaaatatgtcagaatcatgtaatggaatactattgttcagcaataaaaagaactgaagtactgatccatgctacaatACGGAtggacctcaaaaacattatgctaagtgaaagccaGCCACAAAggatcacatattatatgattccacttataagaaatgttcaaaataggCAAACCTataaaagtagattaatggttacTCAGAGCTGGGgacggggtggggagaggggatggggaaTGACTGTTGATGTgtatgggtttcttttggggttgatgaaaacattctggaattagacagtggtgatgtgggctggcccggtggtacagcggttaagttcacaggttttGCTTcccagcggcccggggtttgccagttcggatcccgggtgcagacatggcactgcttggcaaaagccatgctgtggtaggcgtcccacgtataaagtagaggaagtgggcatggatgttagctcagggccagtcttcctcagcaaaaagagaaggattggcagtagctggctcagggctaatcttcctcaaaaaaaaaaaaagatagtggtgatggttgcagaactctatgaatattctaaaaaccactaactgtacattttaaatgggttaATTGTATGtcacgtgaattatatctcaataaagctgtttttaaagtcAGAGACAGCAAAAacggcaaaatgttaacaactggtgAATCTAGGGGAAGGGTATACAAGTGTTCGTTCTATCATCATTTCCATGTTTCTGTAGGTTTAgaacttttcaaaatgaaataggaaaaaaataacactacCAAAATGTGGTTTGGGAAAACTAGCACTAAACTCTAGTAATGAAGGTTTAATTTTTCATAAGTCAGTGAAATCTCCGATTGGTGAATTAGGATGTAACCAAAATCAATAGACAACTATCCAGTAAGTCAGAAAACCTACAGTCAAGGGACACTCACCTGGTTGGGAAGTATCAGTCCATCCTCTCTTGGCTCGTACACAATAATCCCATCTTGTATTGGGGTCCTTGACAAACTTTCCGATATCTTTAAAGAGTTCGCAGAAAGACATTTGGCTGGCTCGATAAACAGTGTAGTAGAGGAGGGCAGCCCTCCATAAAAAGGGGTCTTTTCTGAACAGGACACTGTGAATACTTGCCAGTCCCTCCTCTGTGGGATTGTTTGGCTTTAGCTCATGTTTTTTACGACCAGTCCAACTGTTCCATGGCTGCTGAAGGTTGTTAATACCTCGAAAATAATGTGTGCCTATAGAGAAGAAAAGGTGCATGAAAAACAGGAAATGCCATTCTCATTTTAACTTTTATCCAAAACCAGATTCTACCAACAGTTCTAAAACCAAATTGACATGCACCTACAAAccaaaacaacagagaaaatgacCTGAGCCTAAAGCCTTTTGGTTTGAAGGAGTACAGCACCTTCAGAAGGATCAAATGTCTCCTTAGAAGAGGTATAActtttataagaatttatttttttaaagggaagaatCATAGacatgaatttgaaaagaatctcAGAGACCACTTAATTCAACTCCCTCAGTTTAAGGTGCAGGAACTAAAATCCAGAGGAGTTAAATGACTACACATTGCCCTATAAAGTCTAATTTGAAATGAGACATTAATATCTGAGCTTTAGTTCCAGTGAAACCTAACAAATTCATTGCTTTTTGCCAAACACTACTAAGAAAAAAACCATtataaaagaacatttctttGGAGCTAATTTCTGATAttacaaatgaacaaatggagaAGAATCGCCCCTACCGATTTCATGCCTCAGCATTCCCTCCAGCCAATGCTCCCGTGCAGTGGAAACATTGATGGTGAGCGTGGGACATCCATTTACTACTGTCATTGAAGCCCGGGAAAGCAGGTCCTCAGAGAGATGAACTACAATCTAGGGagcaagaggaaaaaatacatggatgtaaaacaaaacataaaggcaggaggaaaaaaatttccaCAGAAAACAGTGCACCCATAAATTAAcacctttttcttctgtttacaaCACCTTGACTCTCCCAGAAACCAAGAAGATGAAATGCAGAGCCAGTCACTTTGGACCCTTCCAAATCTTGAGCCTTTGGGATCTCAAGAACCTTTACTGGATTGAAAGGAAAGTAGATGGCTGTGCCGAGGAAGACACAGAGGACTGAACTTGTGCCTCCACTGTGCTCTCACAGACGGGCCCCTGGCTAAAACGATGCAAAGGGAGATGCACGAGCCAGACTCCTGTTCACTGCCGGGCCAAGACTTATTTTGAGACTGAATACCAGGAACTGGCTATTAAGAGAGGTCAACTGGGGCTAATCTCTTCACTGataattttcataaaacaatTCACATAATGCCACAAACTACACAGAAACGgtactaagaaaagaagaaaaacagaaagtgaaCACAATAATTCAATGCAACAGAAACTTAGACTTACAGTATTTAGTGAGAAATCTGGATGACTACTTTAACAAGTAAAAGAGGGTCGGGAAAAACGACATGGCATTGACTGAGAGTTAAAATGCCAGCAGTCAACTCCTCGTATTCACTCAGGATGCATACCTCACCCATGCAGCCTTCTTTCATCATGTACTTCCTAACATGGCTCCAGATTCGAGTTTTAGATAGCAGGCTACCACCAGTGGCCTGTTCAAATTTTTCATAACTTCCATATTTCTGTAAAGTCAGTTCCATAATATTGATGGACtataaaagaaacagagataatGAAAGTAAATAGCCTCCTATTACTTTCAGATGAGTAATAAGCCAGTTATATTCTTATTTATCATGACCTGTGTTTATTGATTTCCAAATTAAACTGCAACTGAGATACCAGATCTTTCTAATCCTAAACAGCTTTCACTCATTTTCACAGATTTTTACAAACACCTGTGTACTTACGAATACTCTTTCCCTGTGTTCGTTTCTCCTTAACGTGCTAAAGGCTAAAGGGGCTCAAGTACTGCATATATTGTCAACACCGACGGGCTGGGAGCTAAGGCAGAGAGGCTCCTTTGCTTCTCTAAGACCCTTTGGTAGTTTGGCAGCAGAACTCAGAGTGGAAGATATGTCTCCAGACTAGTCACTAGATTATAATTaccaaatggataaagaaaaaagacccACAATTTTTAAGAACACACAAAATAATCAACTCTTCTGTGACAATCCTATAAAAATCTGATGTTTTCCTGGGCTACTATTTGGCAGAAAATACAGTCTTAACATTACTAAAAAcacttttatctttcattcagGGCAGGGTACTATCTACTTTTCATTTGTCACAAATTTATGCATAAATATGCAGAAAGGAAGGCTAAAAAAAACTGGTAATGAATCACAGATCATTAATGTCTATGGGAAAGCCACAAGATAggaaaatataaggaagaaaaaagctcTTCAAAGGTCTTTTGGGAAAGAAGCTAGAAAATTCAGATACATCTTATATGAAGTCTGTAGTTTCTGGACTGTTGTCAGCCTAGTACAGAGATTAAAAGTACAAGCTCTAAAGTCAGACTACCTGAGTCGacgttctggctctgccaccttctGGTGTGTGACCACGGGCAAGTCACTAAACCTGTTACTAAgcctcctcatttgtaaatgggaataacaatgtCTACTTCACAGTTTTGTTGAGAAAACTTAGTCAACCTTTGTAAAGCACAGTGTCTGAGATATAATAAGCAGTCAATACATATCAATTATTACATCATTgtgatcatcatcattatcattctTTATAAATATCACCATTGTAGATAACATGCCCAACACAAAAACTACCGAAACGCTCACACACTCCAAGTTATAGCTTAACATATAGATCCCCACCggaaaaatacatattactaatAAACTAGGCATAAAGTCACCATAACAAGAAATAGCTGCAATAGGCTTTGCCTGGCCTCTGTTCCCAAAACTGTTATTGAAAGCCTTGCTATTCATAGTGGCCAAAGCAGGCAGCATTGGCATGCATGGGAGCTGGTTTCAGATGCAGAATTTTGCCCCatgcctactgaatcagaatctgcattttaacaagatccccaggtgattcatgtGCACAGCAAAAAGTGAGAAGGCTCTCAGAGAATGAGAATATAGCATAAATACACCAGAAGCTAATTTATTTATAAGACAACTAggataattaaaagaataaattagcaCATAATTAAAAACCCAGTTAGCCGATTAGCAAAGCTGTTTTACATACATCAGCCTAATGGTCACTAGTTACCAAGATATCAAAcagattactatagctttgtagtctattttgaaatcagggagtgtgatacctccagctttgttctgttttctcaggattgcttgggttattcggggtcttttgtggttccataaaaatttgaagattctttgttctatttccatgaaaaatgtcactgggactttg contains the following coding sequences:
- the MATCAP2 gene encoding putative tyrosine carboxypeptidase MATCAP2 isoform X9, translating into MELTLQKYGSYEKFEQATGGSLLSKTRIWSHVRKYMMKEGCMGEIVVHLSEDLLSRASMTVVNGCPTLTINVSTAREHWLEGMLRHEIGTHYFRGINNLQQPWNSWTGRKKHELKPNNPTEEGLASIHSVLFRKDPFLWRAALLYYTVYRASQMSFCELFKDIGKFVKDPNTRWDYCVRAKRGWTDTSQPGCFSKDQVYLDGILQILRYRETIDFHLLTALGKVSYEDVDRLKGLAVIENMRVPHFLQDHDRYMEHLEKIMEVNELTDRELKDLIY